A DNA window from Mya arenaria isolate MELC-2E11 chromosome 17, ASM2691426v1 contains the following coding sequences:
- the LOC128224594 gene encoding calcium channel flower-like: protein MQASNQQNTAQDDQVSWWFKLLARGLGTIGGLVAMVMGIMRCLTFTPLCLVAGILELLVGFMVVVLEAPCCCPFLDFIDKIGKFSENRPYWQKGALYVGSGIVPILLCFSTTTVLGCALVFGTGVLYGMMALGKKASREEMLAKATGSDVEMNAGLIEHEQVGLHVPDSPAK from the exons ATGCAGGCATCAAATCAGCAGAATACAGCACAAGACGACCAGGTGTCATGGTGGTTCAAACTCCTCGCCAGGGGACTGGGAACTATAGGAGGTCTCG TGGCCATGGTAATGGGAATCATGAGATGTCTCACATTTACCCCACTCTGTCTTGTGGCTGGAATCCTAGAACT ATTGGTAGGGTTTATGGTCGTAGTGCTGGAGGCACCGTGCTGTTGTCCCTTCCTAGATTTTATAGACAAGATTGGCAAGTTTTCTGAAAACCGACCTTACTGGCAGAAGGGTGCTTTATATGTGGG GTCAGGAATTGTACCAATCCTTCTGTGTTTTTCAACAACCACTGTGCTTGGCTGTGCCCTGGTGTTTGGAACCGGAGTTTTGTACGGGATGATGGCCCTGGGCAAGAA GGCGAGTAGAGAAGAAATGTTGGCTAAAGCTACTGGCAGTGATGTCGAAATGAATGCTGGACTCATAGAACATGAACAAGTTGGATTACATGTACCAGACTCTCCAGCCAAGTGA